The Enterobacteriaceae endosymbiont of Plateumaris sericea sequence AATACCTAATTTAATTCCAGTAAAATCAATATTAAATTTTTGAAGATTAAAAGCTAATATAGCTAATATTATAAATATACTTAATGGAAGTAATTTTCCTAAAGTAGCAATTATATTAATAATTGCTGCAGTTTGAGTTCCATTTAATAATAAAAAATGTACAGCCCAAAGTAAAATAGATGCTCCTAATATAGATTCCCATGTATTACCATTACCAAAAATTATATGATTAGAATGATCAGTAAAAAAACTTATTGCTGAAAAAACAATAACTAAATAAGAAACATTTGCAATAACGGCACATAACCAATAACCCCATGCTGAACAAAATCCTATAAGTTCTCCAAATCCATCTTTAGCATATGCAAAAATACCACCATCAAGATTAGGTTTTAATTTATGAAGTAATAACATTGAAGTAGCTAAAAAAATAATTCCTATACCAGTAATAATCCATCCTATTATTAATGCTGCAGGACTAGCAATAGCAGCCATATTTTGTGGTAAACTAAAAACACCTGCTCCTAACATAGAACTAATAACTAATGCTGTTAATGCTTTCAGATCTAATTTTTTATTCAAAATAATTCCTTCTTATATAATAATTTATTAAAATTATTTAATTGTTTTAAAAAAATAATATTTTATAATAATAATTATATAATTACACAGGATTATTTATGTCAATAAATTTAATTTTCAATTTATATTTATCTTTTAACCACTGACTTAACATAATTAAACCACCTTTTTCAGTAGCATGATGTCCTGCTGATATAAAATTAATACCATATTCTGTAGCAATATGTATTGTTTGTTCTGATATTTCACCTGTAAGAAAAACTTCAATATTAGAATTTACTATTTCTTCAAAAAATTTTTGTCCTGCTCCACTACACCAAGCAATATTATTTATAATTTTAGGTGCATTTTTTCCAAAATGTAAAGGTATACGATTTAATTTATCTTTAATAAGACTTATTAAATCTTGAATCTTTAAAGGAGGATTAAAATTACCATAAAAAATAAAAGGATTAATTTTACCTATAATATTAATATTTAATAAATTTGCTAAAAATACATTATTACTTATAGTATTATTAATATCTAATGGAATATGCCAACTATATAAATTTATATCATTAGATAATAATGTTTTTAAACGATTACGTTTTAATCCTTTAATAATTAAAGGTTCATTTTTCCAAAAATATCCATGATGTACTATAATTGCATCTGCTTTTTCAAAAACTGCTATATCTAATAAATTTTGACATGCGCTTACTCCTGTAATAATATTTCTAATATTTTTTTTTCCTTCTATTTGTAATCCATTAGGAACATAATCAAAAATATTATTTGAATTTAATTTTTTATTAATAATTTTTTCTAATTCAATGTTATTTATCATTTTCATTTAAAATAAATATATATATAATAAATAATTAAATTTAAAAATTTATATTTAAATATATTTATTTTATCTTTTTAAATTATATTAGTAATTATTAATTATATAATATTTAAAATTTAAAATAAAAAAAAATTAATAAAAGGAAAAATATATAAATGTTTGAAAATTTACGTAATAAATTATCAGAAACATTATCTAAAATAAGTAATTATGGTAGATTAACAGAAAAAAATATACAAGAAACATTAGAGAAAATATCTAATAATTTATTAGAAGCAGATGTAGCATTAAAAGTAGTTAATAATCTTATTAATAAAATTAAAAAAGATGTTATTGGTAAAAAAATTAATAATAGTTTTACTCCTGGACAAGAATTATTAAAATTAGTTAAAAATAATTTAATAAAAATTATGGGTGAATCTAATATAAATATTAATTTAGCTATTCAACCACCTGCAGTAATTTTATTAGCAGGTTTACAAGGTGCGGGAAAAACTACTAGTGTTATTAAATTAGCATATTTTTTAAAAAAAACATATAAAAAAAAAATAATAGTTGCATCAACTGATATTTATAGACCTGCAGCTATAGAACAATTAAAAATTTTATCTAAACAAGTAAAAATAGATTATTTTACTGATGATGAAAATTCTTCTTCAATTGAAATTGCTCAAAACTCATTAAATCATGCCAAAATTAATTTTTATGATATATTAATCATAGATACAGCAGGAAGATTACATATAAATGATAATATGATGAAAGAAATAAAAAATATTCATAATCATATTAATCCTATAGAAACATTATTTGTTGTTGATTCAATGACAGGACAAGATGCAGTTAATAGTGCTAATATTTTTAATAAGATATTACCATTAACAGGAATTTTTTTAACAAAAACTGATGGTGATTCAAGAGGAGGAGCTGCTTTATCAATTAAACATATAACTAATAAACCAATAAAATTTATTGGTACTGGAGAAAAATTAGATAAAATAGAAATTTTTTCTCCAAAAAAAATTGCTATTAGAATTTTAGGAATGGAAGAAGAATTATCTTCTATTAAAGATATTGAAAATAAAATTAATAATATAGAAAATAAAAAATTAATAAAAAAAATAAAAGAAGGAAAAGAATTTAATATAAGTGATTTTTTAAATCAAATAGAACAAATAAATAAAATAGGTAATAATGGAATTACAAAAATAATAAATAAAATGAATTATCCAAATATAAATTATTCTATAAATCCAATATCAAATATGATTAATACAAATAGTAATATAGTTAAAGAAACTAAAACTATTATTAATTCTATGACTATTAAAGAAAAATTAGATATTAATATTATTAATTATTCAAGAAAAAAAAGAATATCTATAGGCTCTGGTATTTCTATACAAAAAATTAATGTTATATTTAAACAATATAATCAATTTAGATTAATATCTAAAAAAATGAAAAATAATTATGGTATGAAGAAAATATTTCGTAAATTACAAAATATTTTTCCAAAAAAAACTTTTTAAATATTTAATATAGGTAATATTATATGGTTAAAATTCGCTTATCTCGTCATGGAATTAAAAAAAAACCTTTTTATCAAATAGTTGTAACTAATAATAAAAGTCCAAGAGATGGACGTTTTATTGAACGTATTGGTTATTTTAATCCATTTTCTTCAAAAAAAAATAATAATATAAAAATTAATAAAGATAAAGTTAATTATTGGTTATTAAGAGGAGCAATTGTTTCTAAAAGAGTTAATTTTTTAATAAAAAATAATAATTAAATTATTAAAAAATATGAATATTATTAAAAATATAGTTTTAGGTAAATTTGGATCAGTATATGGTATAAAAGGATATATAAAATTATATTCTTATACTGTTAATAAAAAAAATATTTTTTTTTATAAAAATTTATTTATTATTAATAATAAATCTAAAATATTTCCAATAATATTTACTAAATGGATATTTAATAATAATTATTATATTGTTAAAATTAATAATTTTAATAATCGTAATGATGTAATTAAATTAGTAAATTATAAAATATATATTTTTTATCATTATTTAATAAAATATAAAAAAATAGGTGAATATTATTGGAATGATATAATTGGATGTAAAATTATTAACATAAATAATTCTAATAATTTAGGACAAGTTAAAGATATTATATCAACAGGTGCTAATGATGTACTTATTATAGAATCTAATATTATAATAGAAAATAAAAAAAATATTAAAAAACAATTAATTCCTTTTATTGAAAATCAAGTAATTAAAAGTATTAATTTAATAAAACATATTATTAAAGTAGATTGGGATTTTAATATTTATTAAAATAAAAAATAATTATGTGGATTGGTATTATTAGTTTGTTTCCTGAAATGTTTAAATCAATTACTGATTATGGAATAATTAGTAAAAGTATAAAAAAAAAACTTTTAAAATTAAATTTTTGGAATCCTAGAGATTATACAAAAAATAAATATCATGATGTAGATTGTAATATTTATGGTGGAGGAAGTGGAGTTTTATTAAAAGCGGAACCGTTAATAAAATCTATTCATGATGCAAAATATAAAGCAAATGGTGATGCAAGATTAATTTATTTATCTCCTCAAGGGAAAAAAATTAATAAATCATATATAAAAAATTTATTAATTTATAAAAAATTAATATTAGTTTGCGGTAGATATAAAGGTATAGATGAACGAATAATAGATTCCTATATAGATGAAGAAATATCTATAGGAGATTATATTCTTAGTGGTGGAGAATTACCAGCTATGGTTTTAATTGATGTTTTAGCTAGATTAATTCCTGGGGTTTTAAATAAAAAATCTTCAAATGATACAGATTCTTTTTTTAATAATGGTTTGCTAGATTGTCCACATTATACTAGGCCAAAAATATTAAAAAACATGAAAAAAGTACCAAATATTTTATTTTCAGGAAATCATAAAAAAATAAAAGAATGGAGATTACAACAGTCTTTAGGTCGTACATGGTTAAAAAGACCTGATTTATTTAAGAAAAAAAAATTAACTAAAGAAGAAAAAATATTATTTGATAAATTTAAAAATAATTATTTTAAAGAAAAAATTTTTAAAAAATAATATAATATTAGGAAATATAATGAATATTATTAATTCTATAGAAAAAGAACAAATAAAAAATAGTACAATTTCTCTTTTATTTAGACCAGGAGATACATTAGAAATAAAAGTATGGGTTGTTGAAGGTTCTAAAAAAAGATTACAATCATTTGAAGGAATTGTAATTGCTATACGTAAAAGAGGATTAAATACTTCATTTACTGTAAGAAAAATATCTAACAATATTGGCATCGAACGTGTATTTCAAATATATTCAAAAATAATTGATTCTATAACTATAAAAAAACATGGATATGTTAAAAAAGCCAAATTATATTATTTACGTAAATTAACAGGAAAAGCAGCACGAATAAAAGAACGTTTAATATAAAAATATTCAATAAAATAATATTTTATAAAAAATTTATTAAATTAATAATTATTTATTAATATTTAAAATACGGTTTTCTAAGTTAGAAAATCGTATTATTTTTGATTTTATTGATTTAAATAATATTGAATTATTACTACTATAAATTGATATTTTTGATTTAGATCTTGTAATTGCAGTATAAATTAATTCTCTAGTTAATATTGATGAATATTTATTAGGTAATACTAAAGATATATTATTAAATTCTGAACCTTGAGATTTATGTACAGTGATTGCATATGATAAATCATATTTAGGTAAATTATTTATAAGAATATTATGATATTTTCCATTAGATAAATGAAATTTTACTTTTAATTCATTATCTAATTTATCTAAAAATGTAATTCCTACATCACCATTATATAAATTTAAAAAACTATTATTTTGAGTAATAATAATAGGACGTCCTATATACCAATTATTTTCTTTACAAGTATTATTTAAAATATTTTTTTTTAAAAATGCATTTTCTAATTGAGCATTAATTTCTTTTGTACCAAATAATCCATGTTTTATTGCACATAAAATTTGATATTTACTAAAAAAATTAAAAATATCATGAATATTATTTTTTTTATTTAAATAATTAAAATATTTTTTATATTCTAAAACAAATTGTAAAATCATTAATTTATATTTTTTTTCAGTATTAATGTTAATATATTTAACATCATTGAATTTATGATTCATAAATAATTCTTTAGTTTTTTTAGTATTACCTTCTTTTATTAATATAGCTAATTGACTTATACCTGAATTATATTCATAACGATAATTATGTTGTAATAAACTAATACAATTACGTAAAAAAAATCTTTGATTATTATTTTTTTTTTTAATATTATAATTAGTTGTATCATATAACCATTCTGAATATTTTTTAGTAAAATTAAATTTTTTAAAATTACAAAGATCTTTAAAAATATAACCCATTTCTATTGGAGGTAATTGATTATCATCACCTAATAAAATTAATTTACTATTAGTAGATAAAATATTTAATATAATTGACATTAAAGTTAAATCAATCATAGATGCTTCATCTATAATTAATAAATCAACAACTAATTTATTATTAATATTATATACAGTTTTTTTATTATACATATTAATTTTTAATAAATGATGAATAGTTGTTGCTTTATAAGGAATATTTTTTTTTTCCTCTTTAGTAATTAAAAAATTATTTTTTATAAAATATTGATTAATTGATTCTGTTAATCTATTAGCTGCTTTTCCTGTACTAGCAACTATTTTAATTTTTAATGGTATAGAATACATTTTTATAAAAAATATTATTAATTTTGCTATAATATGTGTTTTACCAGTACCAGGAGAACCTGTAATTATACTTATTTTATGAGTAAATGCAATTGCTACTGATATTTTTTGCCAAATATCACTTGAATCAAATAAAATATTTAATATTTTTTTTATATTATTTTGTTTAGGTAAAACATAATAATTATTTATTAAATTTTTAATAATTATATTTTCTGATTTCCATGTTCTATATAAATAAAGACAATTATTTTGTATAACTAATGGAGTAACTTTATCACCATTACTTATTATTGTATAATCTAATAATTTTTTTTTCATTTTTATAATATTATCAATAAATACTATTTCTTTTTTTGATAAAAAAATATTATTGTTTTTTAATATTTTTTTTATACTAAATCTAAATAATGGTAAACAAACATTACCTTTACTAATAAAGTAACTAAGATAAGCAACAATAAACATTAAATATGGTTCATTTTTAGATGTAAGTATATATGCAAATTGTACATCAATTAAACGAATAAAATTATTTTTATATAATTTTTTTAAAAAAGAATACATATTATTAATTTAGTTATATTTTAAAATTTTTAAAAAATTAGTTTATCTAATTTTTCAATTAATTTATAAGATGGTTTTATTTCCCAGATACCATTTGAATTATTTTTAAAATTATTAATCCCTCTTATATATAAATATAAAACACTTCCAAAATGTTCTTTATAATTATAATTTTTAATACGGAAACTAAGATATTTATGTAAAGCTAATGTATATATTTGATACTGTAAATCATATCTATTCAAACATATATTTTTTTCTATATATTTTTTAGTGTATTTAGCATAATCTTTTCCTAACCAATTAGATTTATAATCTATTAAATAATATTTATTATTCCATAAAAATACTAAATCGATAAAACCTTTTAATATTCCTTGAATATTATTATTTAATATTGGTAATTTTTTAGAAATATTATCATATTGACATATTATTTTATTAAATTCAATAATACATAATTTATTTTTTATTGTTAAATAAAACTCTAGTTCTGTTTTTTTATTTTTATTTTCTATTTTACTTAAAATAATATTATCCATTCCTAATGGATGATTCAATATATTTGTTAACCATTTTATTAAAAGAATATACCAAGAAGGATTAATTTCTTTATTACAAAATTCTTTTTTAATAAAAGAATATGATATTTTTTGAGTAAAATCTAATTTTTCAAAAATATTATGTAAAATAATTCCAATTTCTTTACCTGTTGGAAAAGTATGTGGTGTTTTTTTTATATATTTTTTTTTAGAATTTAAAAATTTATATTGATAAATATTATTATTTATATTTAAATTATTTTTAATTATAGAATAGCTTGTAATTAATAAAGTTTTATATTTATTAATTTTTAATTCATTAAAATATTTATTTTTATCTTCTTCTTTTATAGAACATATTGGATTATATTGTATTTGTTTTTTTTTAGTTAAAATTTTAATTTGAATATCTTGATTTATTAAAGAATATAAAGAATTTTTAAAATTATTATAACATACATTATTTTTATTATTTATCAAAAATTCTATAGCACTTTGATATGGTAAATATTTTTGATATTTTTTTTTATTATTTTTAATAATTCCTATACCAATACTACAATGAAAAATTGATCTAGTTAAAGATACATATAATAATCGTAAATTTTCTGATAATAATTCTTCTAATGCATGTTTAATGCTATCATCATCTTTTTTAAAATCTATAATTGTTTTTAATGTTTTTCTATCATGATAAATTATTCCTTCATTATTTATTAAATCTAAAAAATTAGAAGCAATAAAAGGTATCCATACTAATGGAAATTGTAATCCTTTAGCTTTATGGATAGTAATTATCCTAATCTGATTAGAATCATTTTCTAATCTTATTTGTTGATCAACTGATCTATTATTTGGAAATGTAATTTGTTTTAATAACCAAATAATTATTTGTTTTTTATCTTTAATTTTTATAAATTCTATTTCTATTAATTCTGCTATATGTAATATATTCTGTATTTTTTTTTTATGAGTATTATTTATTATATTTGTTTTAAATAAAATATTTTTTTTTAAAAAAATATTTTCTAACATTAATAAAATTCCATATTTATTCCATAAATTTCTATATTTAATAAATTGATTGATAATCTTTTCTAAAAAATATTTTTCTTTTTTATAATCAAAATTAGATAAATCTATATTAAATAAATTACTTGCTAAAATATTTTTTAACCGTTTTACTTGATGTGGTTCTAAAATAGATTGTAATAATAACACTAGTTCTTTTGCTTCTATTGTTTCAAAAACACTATTAGAATTAGATAAATAAATAGAAGGAATATTAAATTTTATAAATTCTTTTTGAATAATATTAGCTTCATATTTATTACGTACTAATACTACTATATCTGATATATTAATAATATTTTTGTGATTTTTATTTTTTTTAAAAAAAATTTTTTTTTGTTGTCCTAGTATAAGCCATTGACAAATTTCATAAGCACATTGATATGATATTTTTTGTTTATATAAATTTAAATTTGTTTCTTTAGGTAAAAACCAAAATGTAATTCCTGGTTGAATAATATTATTAATAATAAAATTATAATTTAATTTTTGTTTTACATATGATGTTGGATGAAAAATTATATTTTTAAAAAAAAAAGGATGTGTTTGATTAGAAAATATTTTATTAACACTATTAACCATAGTTTTAGATGATCTCCAATTATTCTTTAATGTATAACGATTTTTAATTTCAAGAGAAGCTTTAATATAAGTAAAAATATCAGCTCCTCTAAAAGAATAAATAGCTTGTTTAGGATCTCCAATTAATATTAATGTACAATTAGATTGATTTATATATATTTTTTTAAAAATGTCATATTGTTGTATGTCTGTGTCTTGAAATTCATCTATTAATGCAACAGGATATAATTTTCTTATATCTTGTGCTAAATTTTTATTAGTATCACAATTACTTAATGATTTATTTAATATTAATAATAAATCATTAAAGCTAATTTGTTCGTTTTTTTCTTTATTTTTTTTAACTAAAAATTTAATATATTTTATAGCTTTTATTATTATTAATATTTTTAAACTAATGATTTTATTTAAAAATATATCTATTTTTTTGAATAAAATATGTTTTGGAAAATTTTTTTTATTTATAGTTTTTGAGATTAAAACTTTTTGAGAAAATCGTTTTAATTGTTCTGGAATAAAATTATCTTCAACATTATTAATAACCCATTGATTTATATATTCTATCCAAAATTTAATAGATCTATTATTATAAATATGTTTATTAATATCAGATTTTATAATAACGTTAATTATATCATTATTATATTTTATCCATTCTTTTTTAAAAATTTTTATATATTTTATATTTTTATAAAATTGTTTTATTAAACTTATATTATTAAAATGATATTTTAATTTAGGTAATTTATTTTTTAATAAAAATGGTAATAATTTATTAATTAATTCACTAGGTGTTTTCCAATATTGTAATACTATTTGTGCAATATTTTTTGGTAAAGGATATAAATATTTTCTCCAAAAATTTACAGATGCATTATTTTGTAAATAAATTTCATTATTAATTAATTTTTTATTATTAACAAAACCATTAATTTCATAATTTTTAAGATTTAAAATTTTTTGACAAAATGAATGTATTGTTAAAATAGTTGCATTATGAAAGTTTAATTCTGCTTTTAATAAAATTAAATTTGCTTCTTGAAGATTTTTTATTTTTTTAAGAAATTTATTAATAATAGAATATGGACTAGTACCTTTTATACATGCTATACGTAATATATTAATACTATTTTTTATTCTTTTACATAAATCTTGTGTTGAAACATCAGTAAATGTAACTACTAATATTTCTTCTACTGATAATGGAATATTAGTTTCATTTTTTTTATATAAACCTAATAAAAAACGTAAGTAAATTATAATTATTGTAAAAGTTTTTCCAGTTCCAGCTGAAGCTTCTATTAAATATTCTTGATTCAAATCATCTGTAAAAGGATTAAATTCTTTAATTTTTATTATTTTTTTTATCATAATAATTACAAAATATTTTAATTCATATAAAGTATTATAGGTAAAATCCATTTTTCTATTAATTTTATAGTTTTTAACCAATTATTTTTATCAAAAAAATAATTTAATCTATTAAAATATAAATCATTACATTCTCCTGTTAAATTATTATTTAAATTCCAAAAATAAAAAAATCTTTTTTTTGCATTTTTTTGTATAAAAATATCGTAATTAATACACTTATTTTTTTTATCAAAACAATAATATAACCATTCCCAAGAACTTTTCATAGGTAACATAATTAGATTATTTAATCCATATATATATCCATTAAGATATTTTTTTAATAAAATTACTGCTATATTAGGATTAATATAAGAAAAACTATATTCAGTATTTTTAAATCCTACTAATTTTGAAATAAATTTTTCTCCATTTCTAATATTTACTGTACATAAAATTAAATGTTCTATCCAAAAAACTATAATAGATTTTATATCTATAATTTTAGGTTCATATTTTATAAAACCTTTAATATAACTTATAAGATTTATTTCTCCATATAATATTATTCCAGATACATTTATGTTAATATGTTTAATTATGTTATCATATTTATAATTTTTTAAATGATGAGTAAATAAATTATATATATTTTTTTCTTTATTATTCCATAATATTTTACCATAATTACCATATGGTAAAATTCCTTTATTTAAATATTGATAATAAATTAAATCAGTATTTGTATTAAAAATTAATGAATGTAATATTTTTTTATTAATTTTGTATTCTGTTAAATAATCAAGTGAAAAAGGTTCTATTTCTGAAAATTTTATTTTATTTAAATTATATAAATATATTCCTAATCGTTGATTAAAAAATCCTTTTAAAGGATTTTGCCAAAAATTTAAAATTTTTTTTAAAAAAATTTTTTTTATTTCTAATTTTTCAAAATTATCAATATTAATATTTTTTTTATTTAAAAAATCATCATGTTGAATATTAAATTTTATAAAAATATTATTTTTTTTATGTAAATGACATATATTATTAATAATACAATTAGTTATTTTATTTTTTTTAATATCATAATTATGAGAAATATATTCTAATAATTCAGTTATTAAAATAGAAGGATATTGTTTATTATAATTTAGATTTTTATTATTAATATAACTTAAATATAATTTTTCTTTAGAAGAAATTAATAATTCAAGAAAAAAATATTTTTCTTTATCTAAATCATTTTTATCATTTTTTTTAGGATATTTTTTTATTAAATTAAAAATTACTGGATATGAACGTTTAGGATAATATTTACTATTCATACCTATTACAAAACTAGCTTTAAAAGATATTCCATTTAATTGTCCAAAATTACAAAAATTAATTTTATTTAAAGAATAATTAAATTGCTTTTTTTTTTTTTCTAATAGAATTTGAAATTCTTCTATAATAATATTAATAGATATTTTTTGTTTAAAATTAGAATTTAAACCATTATCAATAAACATTATGATCTTTTTAAAAAAATATGTCATATATTTATTTAAATAAATTTTTGAATAAAAAAAATCTGAATACAATTTTATTAAAATTTTTTTCCAATTTTTTATTGTTTGTTTCTTATTTAATTTTTTTTTCCATTTATATAATATAAATAAAAAATAAGTAAATTTGCCTAATAATTCTCCTAATAAACCGAATGTTCCATTATATGGAATAATACCATTCCAATTTCCTGAATTATTATCTATAGCATAACCATATAACATACGATATAATCCAAATTTCCAAGTATATTGATCTTTAGGTAAAGAAATATTTTTAAAATTACTAAAGTCTAACCCATATTTAATTCCAATATCATTAATCCAATAACGTAAATAAATTAAATCTTCTTCACCATTAATAGAAAATTTTTTTGAAATATCATTATTATTTAATAAAAAAAATATTTCTTCTGGATTAAATTTTTTTTTTGATAGATTTAATAAAAAGAAAAAAGTATCAGGTATATTAAATACATCATATTTATCATTATTTAAATATATATTAAAAGGTATTTTTTTTTTATTAAAAATAGAATAAATAAAAGGTAAATATTTTTTTAAATTAGGAGAAATAACAATAATATCATGTAAAAAATATTTTTTACTATTTATTAACTTAATAATATTAATAGATAAAAATTCTATTTCTTGTTTAGCATCTGAAAAAATATTAATTTGTATAGAATTATCAATATTATTAATTTTTTTTTTCTTGTTTCTTGA is a genomic window containing:
- the recB gene encoding exodeoxyribonuclease V subunit beta, with product MDFTYNTLYELKYFVIIMIKKIIKIKEFNPFTDDLNQEYLIEASAGTGKTFTIIIIYLRFLLGLYKKNETNIPLSVEEILVVTFTDVSTQDLCKRIKNSINILRIACIKGTSPYSIINKFLKKIKNLQEANLILLKAELNFHNATILTIHSFCQKILNLKNYEINGFVNNKKLINNEIYLQNNASVNFWRKYLYPLPKNIAQIVLQYWKTPSELINKLLPFLLKNKLPKLKYHFNNISLIKQFYKNIKYIKIFKKEWIKYNNDIINVIIKSDINKHIYNNRSIKFWIEYINQWVINNVEDNFIPEQLKRFSQKVLISKTINKKNFPKHILFKKIDIFLNKIISLKILIIIKAIKYIKFLVKKNKEKNEQISFNDLLLILNKSLSNCDTNKNLAQDIRKLYPVALIDEFQDTDIQQYDIFKKIYINQSNCTLILIGDPKQAIYSFRGADIFTYIKASLEIKNRYTLKNNWRSSKTMVNSVNKIFSNQTHPFFFKNIIFHPTSYVKQKLNYNFIINNIIQPGITFWFLPKETNLNLYKQKISYQCAYEICQWLILGQQKKIFFKKNKNHKNIINISDIVVLVRNKYEANIIQKEFIKFNIPSIYLSNSNSVFETIEAKELVLLLQSILEPHQVKRLKNILASNLFNIDLSNFDYKKEKYFLEKIINQFIKYRNLWNKYGILLMLENIFLKKNILFKTNIINNTHKKKIQNILHIAELIEIEFIKIKDKKQIIIWLLKQITFPNNRSVDQQIRLENDSNQIRIITIHKAKGLQFPLVWIPFIASNFLDLINNEGIIYHDRKTLKTIIDFKKDDDSIKHALEELLSENLRLLYVSLTRSIFHCSIGIGIIKNNKKKYQKYLPYQSAIEFLINNKNNVCYNNFKNSLYSLINQDIQIKILTKKKQIQYNPICSIKEEDKNKYFNELKINKYKTLLITSYSIIKNNLNINNNIYQYKFLNSKKKYIKKTPHTFPTGKEIGIILHNIFEKLDFTQKISYSFIKKEFCNKEINPSWYILLIKWLTNILNHPLGMDNIILSKIENKNKKTELEFYLTIKNKLCIIEFNKIICQYDNISKKLPILNNNIQGILKGFIDLVFLWNNKYYLIDYKSNWLGKDYAKYTKKYIEKNICLNRYDLQYQIYTLALHKYLSFRIKNYNYKEHFGSVLYLYIRGINNFKNNSNGIWEIKPSYKLIEKLDKLIF
- a CDS encoding exodeoxyribonuclease V subunit gamma, which codes for MFTIYHSNNLNILLNLIKYNILKNPLQNPLKTEIIILPNTTFIPYLKIFFSKIFGIHANINYIKPEIFIWNLFVKIIPKIKKGNIFNKKIIIWQLMNIIPELIILPEFKHFHKYINNIKNIKCLFQLSIQIANLYDEYQKYRPEWLFLWENNEIISLKSQDQIWQAKLWKQLIIYNKITLNKPLWYFSKLYNYYIKNKKKIKYSILPERIFILDTQNIPLIYFQLLEQVTEYIEIHILVNNPCIHYWDNIQLNKNYNFNNSLLFSWGKYGLNNINKLINLQSRVIESFMMIKSKNLLKNIQKDILLLKENFFSRNKKKKINNIDNSIQINIFSDAKQEIEFLSINIIKLINSKKYFLHDIIVISPNLKKYLPFIYSIFNKKKIPFNIYLNNDKYDVFNIPDTFFFLLNLSKKKFNPEEIFFLLNNNDISKKFSINGEEDLIYLRYWINDIGIKYGLDFSNFKNISLPKDQYTWKFGLYRMLYGYAIDNNSGNWNGIIPYNGTFGLLGELLGKFTYFLFILYKWKKKLNKKQTIKNWKKILIKLYSDFFYSKIYLNKYMTYFFKKIIMFIDNGLNSNFKQKISINIIIEEFQILLEKKKKQFNYSLNKINFCNFGQLNGISFKASFVIGMNSKYYPKRSYPVIFNLIKKYPKKNDKNDLDKEKYFFLELLISSKEKLYLSYINNKNLNYNKQYPSILITELLEYISHNYDIKKNKITNCIINNICHLHKKNNIFIKFNIQHDDFLNKKNINIDNFEKLEIKKIFLKKILNFWQNPLKGFFNQRLGIYLYNLNKIKFSEIEPFSLDYLTEYKINKKILHSLIFNTNTDLIYYQYLNKGILPYGNYGKILWNNKEKNIYNLFTHHLKNYKYDNIIKHININVSGIILYGEINLISYIKGFIKYEPKIIDIKSIIVFWIEHLILCTVNIRNGEKFISKLVGFKNTEYSFSYINPNIAVILLKKYLNGYIYGLNNLIMLPMKSSWEWLYYCFDKKNKCINYDIFIQKNAKKRFFYFWNLNNNLTGECNDLYFNRLNYFFDKNNWLKTIKLIEKWILPIILYMN